In a genomic window of Planctomycetota bacterium:
- the ndk gene encoding nucleoside-diphosphate kinase yields the protein MERTLVIIKPDAVQRQLAGRIISRFEEKGLKIVGLKLISVSLKQAQTLYAIHKKKGFYKGLVRFITSAPVVVMVLEAREVVSICRKMIGATMGPDAEPGTIRGDFGSGTTYNLIHASDSPENANTEMSVFFTQNELLDYMLNTHNWIHSPDDKIIS from the coding sequence CTGGAAAGAACATTGGTTATTATTAAGCCTGATGCGGTTCAGAGGCAATTGGCAGGCAGAATTATCAGCCGCTTTGAGGAAAAAGGTCTGAAAATCGTCGGCTTAAAACTCATTTCCGTCTCGCTTAAACAGGCCCAGACCCTTTATGCCATACATAAAAAGAAAGGGTTTTACAAAGGGTTGGTTCGTTTCATTACCTCAGCGCCCGTTGTGGTCATGGTCCTGGAAGCCAGGGAAGTCGTTTCCATTTGCCGCAAAATGATTGGCGCAACCATGGGACCTGATGCCGAACCGGGCACCATCCGCGGCGATTTCGGGTCAGGCACCACATATAATCTTATCCATGCTTCCGACTCACCGGAGAATGCCAATACAGAAATGTCCGTCTTCTTTACCCAGAATGAGCTCCTGGATTACATGTTGAATACCCATAACTGGATTCATAGTCCGGATGATAAGATTATATCGTAA
- a CDS encoding glycosyltransferase family 39 protein, which produces MNKQTKLILFILFGLALIVRLAIALNTYVISSDGPLYIEAASYYYNGQFKEAISHPYHPVYPFLMSLAYRLIGNWEWAGMLVSILLSSLAVIPLYLIAIKLFTSKAIAVISSLFYIFHQELARLSSAVLTTGTFIFLLTGSVYLFIASREETNMTRKRYLFLALTGVFTMLSFLTRPDGIVLLFIFVAWIVFLDFRLWWKGGLKKKALSLLFITLPWLLAAIPYIIYMIRKSGEFTISGKLSFDNIAKMANPVIKLQSIYITIADFFGASGIFLALIIAGWLVRKGHIKDGFNKINIWIILSVFIVYFIVLIKFADFALRISKRYTTPLIPLIIFWGAIGLYVIANKISRRGLIASVLVVIGMFIPFTFKPVNKDKLSEREVGEWIKYNHKGIAQPLIVADSNRIPYYSGSRIIEHYTQSRLRLNGTNYSDLMENLRCIKHKADYLVIDTSDIDIIIPDFRSKLNPSDLEEINIFHYGNTSMVVYRVK; this is translated from the coding sequence ATGAATAAGCAGACTAAATTGATTCTTTTTATCCTTTTCGGGCTGGCTTTGATAGTCCGCCTGGCAATCGCCCTGAACACATATGTGATTTCAAGCGACGGGCCTTTATATATAGAGGCCGCTTCATATTATTATAACGGGCAGTTTAAGGAAGCAATTTCTCACCCGTATCATCCGGTTTATCCGTTCCTTATGTCCCTTGCTTACCGGTTGATTGGTAATTGGGAATGGGCAGGGATGCTTGTTTCTATACTGTTAAGTTCCCTGGCGGTAATACCGCTTTACTTAATAGCAATTAAGCTTTTTACAAGCAAAGCCATTGCGGTAATTTCATCCTTGTTTTACATATTCCATCAGGAACTGGCGCGGCTTTCATCCGCGGTTCTTACTACCGGGACATTTATATTTCTTCTTACAGGCTCGGTTTATTTGTTTATCGCATCGCGTGAAGAAACAAACATGACACGGAAACGATATTTATTCCTTGCATTGACCGGCGTATTTACCATGCTCTCGTTCCTGACCCGTCCGGATGGGATTGTGCTTCTCTTTATATTTGTTGCGTGGATTGTTTTCCTCGATTTTAGATTGTGGTGGAAAGGCGGGTTGAAAAAGAAAGCGTTAAGTTTGTTATTTATCACTCTGCCCTGGCTCTTGGCAGCTATCCCTTATATTATTTATATGATAAGGAAATCCGGGGAATTCACCATCAGTGGGAAACTTTCTTTTGATAACATAGCCAAGATGGCAAATCCGGTAATCAAGCTGCAATCGATTTATATAACCATAGCCGATTTCTTCGGGGCGAGCGGCATATTCCTTGCTCTTATCATTGCCGGTTGGCTTGTGCGTAAGGGCCATATCAAAGATGGTTTTAATAAGATTAATATCTGGATAATATTGTCGGTGTTTATTGTCTATTTCATTGTCTTGATAAAGTTTGCAGACTTTGCTTTAAGGATAAGCAAGCGATACACTACGCCTTTGATTCCATTAATAATCTTCTGGGGCGCCATCGGATTGTATGTGATTGCAAATAAGATATCTCGCAGGGGATTAATTGCAAGCGTGCTGGTGGTTATTGGTATGTTTATTCCGTTTACCTTTAAACCGGTGAATAAGGATAAGCTTTCTGAAAGGGAAGTCGGAGAATGGATTAAATATAATCACAAAGGCATAGCACAGCCTTTGATTGTTGCGGATTCCAACCGCATTCCTTATTACAGCGGGAGCAGGATTATAGAACATTACACCCAAAGTCGCCTTAGGCTTAACGGGACAAATTATTCTGATTTGATGGAAAACCTCAGATGTATTAAACATAAAGCTGATTATTTGGTTATAGACACGTCGGACATCGACATTATTATCCCTGATTTCAGAAGCAAGTTAAACCCATCTGATTTGGAAGAGATAAATATTTTTCATTATGGGAATACAAGCATGGTCGTTTATAGGGTGAAGTGA